From Weissella confusa, a single genomic window includes:
- the dnaX gene encoding DNA polymerase III subunit gamma/tau — protein MAYQALYRTWRPQKFSDMIGQEVVTKTLKNAIMTGQTTHAYLFNGPRGTGKTSAAKIFAKAINCLNPINGEPDGVCAMCQAADNGTLGDIIELDAASNNGVDEIREIREDVNYAPTQAKYKVYIIDEVHMLSTGAFNALLKTLEEPPANVIFILATTEPQKIPATIISRTQRFDFKRIDAKAAYDRMTYILDQRGDTYDEAAIRVIANAADGGMRDALSILDQALSFGDGHVTLENALLVTGSVTQTLLGEYVQAVVKQDTKQALAKLSEVLSAGKDANRFVEDLISYARDLLLHTEAPELISIVPDETFTDLAANTQANVWYRMIDTLNDTQQQLRFTNRPSIYLEVLTVKLSQPIATTAPVTVERVSAPQVVAEPTPTAPKPAPVASAAPVVETPTQPAAQPEPVASAAPAEQPATPAPTRVAPRVADDQSAVFGVLSAATRGDLDRVQTVWADMVNMLPVPQQAMLNVAKPIAASPDGLVVAFDFEVIKANAMRNAELLHTMVTQIRLLTQAQNERQLVFVTTDDWPKMRAAFVAQRQGTAATPSVQQQVPQQVAAAVDDDLASLTAMDDQTEAAGPAPVVAEAERLFGADIVEEIDD, from the coding sequence ATGGCGTATCAAGCGTTGTACCGGACATGGCGTCCGCAAAAATTTAGCGACATGATTGGGCAAGAAGTTGTGACCAAGACGTTGAAAAACGCAATTATGACGGGGCAAACAACCCACGCCTATTTGTTCAACGGACCGCGTGGAACAGGTAAGACATCAGCAGCGAAAATCTTTGCTAAGGCCATCAACTGTTTAAATCCAATTAACGGGGAGCCTGATGGTGTATGTGCGATGTGTCAAGCTGCCGATAACGGCACACTTGGTGACATCATCGAATTGGACGCGGCTTCAAACAACGGTGTTGATGAAATCCGTGAGATTCGTGAGGACGTTAACTACGCCCCAACGCAAGCGAAGTACAAAGTCTACATCATCGATGAGGTCCACATGCTTTCAACCGGTGCCTTTAACGCTTTGTTGAAGACATTGGAAGAGCCACCAGCAAACGTTATCTTTATTTTGGCTACGACGGAACCACAAAAGATTCCGGCAACCATTATTTCACGTACACAACGTTTCGACTTCAAGCGTATTGATGCCAAGGCAGCTTATGACCGTATGACGTACATCTTGGATCAACGTGGTGACACGTATGATGAAGCTGCGATTCGCGTAATTGCGAACGCCGCTGATGGTGGAATGCGTGATGCGTTGAGTATCTTGGACCAAGCGTTGTCATTTGGGGATGGTCACGTGACGTTGGAAAACGCCTTGCTTGTGACTGGTTCAGTCACGCAAACGTTGCTTGGTGAATATGTGCAAGCGGTTGTTAAGCAAGACACGAAGCAAGCTTTGGCTAAGCTATCTGAGGTATTATCAGCAGGTAAGGATGCCAACCGCTTTGTGGAAGACTTGATTAGTTATGCCCGTGACTTGTTGCTTCACACTGAAGCGCCTGAGTTGATCAGCATTGTGCCTGATGAGACATTCACGGACTTGGCAGCCAACACACAAGCCAATGTTTGGTATCGCATGATTGATACCTTGAATGACACGCAACAGCAATTGCGTTTCACGAATCGACCAAGCATTTACTTGGAAGTGTTGACGGTTAAGTTGAGTCAACCAATCGCGACGACGGCACCGGTGACGGTAGAGCGTGTGTCAGCGCCACAAGTGGTTGCTGAACCGACGCCAACTGCACCAAAGCCGGCTCCGGTTGCCTCAGCAGCGCCAGTTGTTGAGACACCAACGCAGCCAGCGGCACAACCTGAACCAGTGGCATCTGCAGCACCAGCTGAACAACCAGCTACGCCGGCACCAACGCGTGTCGCACCACGTGTTGCGGATGATCAATCAGCTGTGTTTGGCGTGCTTAGTGCAGCGACCCGTGGCGACCTAGACCGTGTGCAAACAGTATGGGCTGACATGGTTAACATGTTGCCGGTACCACAACAAGCGATGCTGAACGTCGCGAAGCCAATTGCAGCTTCGCCAGACGGATTGGTTGTGGCCTTTGACTTTGAAGTTATCAAGGCCAACGCCATGCGTAATGCAGAATTGTTGCACACGATGGTGACGCAAATTCGCTTGTTGACGCAAGCGCAAAACGAGCGTCAATTAGTCTTTGTCACGACTGATGACTGGCCAAAGATGCGCGCTGCGTTTGTGGCCCAACGCCAAGGAACGGCTGCGACGCCATCTGTTCAACAGCAAGTGCCACAACAAGTGGCAGCTGCCGTTGATGACGACTTAGCAAGTCTAACGGCAATGGATGATCAAACCGAAGCAGCTGGTCCAGCACCAGTTGTGGCGGAAGCTGAACGTTTGTTTGGCGCTGATATCGTAGAAGAAATTGATGATTAA
- the holB gene encoding DNA polymerase III subunit delta', with translation MDAKELIAQANAQQPQLIAQFKQAVASEQLAHAFLFTGPRGRGQDLVADWLAMRLMCRNVTADGQPDGMCDQCQRIASHEHPDVIQLAPDGNSIKVDQVRYLRDEFTKTAVEGNQKVFIVSGADTMTSSAANGLLKFIEEPVGQQTAILIAENRAQILPTVVSRTQVIDFPALGPEQMRTSLEAVGFTAAQAELARTLTDSVDSAAEWLADDWFNSAEKAISDIVTGTLKGDDTTFTHVQTALVPLAGEPARARVLLAMLAQAWRDILLGRTGDASVRFPGAGEWQRLSQRYTTAKLLEVLDIVLAAPQRLQKNISFQTTVESTVLESQFKLAGL, from the coding sequence ATGGACGCGAAAGAATTAATTGCACAGGCAAATGCACAACAACCGCAGTTAATCGCGCAATTCAAACAGGCGGTGGCAAGTGAGCAACTTGCCCACGCCTTTTTGTTTACTGGGCCACGTGGTCGTGGTCAAGACTTGGTAGCTGATTGGTTGGCAATGCGTTTGATGTGTCGTAATGTCACGGCTGACGGGCAACCGGACGGTATGTGTGATCAATGCCAACGTATTGCATCACACGAACACCCAGATGTGATTCAATTGGCACCCGACGGTAACAGCATCAAGGTTGATCAGGTACGCTACTTGCGTGATGAGTTTACGAAGACTGCTGTTGAAGGTAATCAAAAGGTGTTTATCGTTTCTGGTGCGGACACGATGACCAGCAGTGCCGCTAACGGTCTGTTGAAGTTTATCGAAGAGCCAGTTGGCCAGCAAACGGCTATTTTGATTGCTGAAAACCGTGCTCAGATTTTGCCAACGGTTGTCTCACGTACGCAGGTCATTGATTTTCCAGCCTTGGGACCTGAACAGATGCGCACGTCATTGGAAGCAGTCGGCTTCACGGCAGCACAAGCTGAATTGGCGCGTACGTTGACGGATAGTGTGGATAGCGCAGCTGAGTGGCTAGCCGATGATTGGTTTAATTCAGCTGAGAAGGCCATTAGCGATATTGTGACTGGGACACTGAAGGGGGACGATACCACCTTTACCCACGTGCAAACAGCTTTGGTGCCGTTAGCTGGTGAGCCAGCCCGTGCCCGTGTGCTGTTGGCGATGTTGGCCCAAGCGTGGCGTGATATCTTGCTTGGTCGGACTGGGGATGCGAGTGTTCGCTTCCCGGGTGCCGGTGAGTGGCAACGTTTGTCACAACGATATACGACGGCCAAGCTATTGGAAGTGTTGGATATCGTGTTAGCAGCGCCACAACGTTTACAGAAAAATATTAGTTTTCAAACGACGGTCGAATCAACCGTCCTTGAAAGTCAGTTTAAGTTAGCAGGTTTATGA
- a CDS encoding YaaL family protein, which produces MFNMFKRPKVDTAAYDERLNKAIDQAKFDFEKAKMSEVALFESDIDPRLIKAETAKARQKYFFLLRVARQRDMKGHWSTAFIHPEI; this is translated from the coding sequence ATGTTTAACATGTTTAAGCGACCAAAAGTTGATACAGCAGCTTACGATGAACGTCTGAACAAGGCGATTGATCAAGCGAAGTTCGACTTTGAAAAAGCAAAAATGTCAGAAGTAGCTTTGTTTGAAAGTGACATTGACCCACGTTTGATTAAGGCTGAAACAGCCAAGGCACGTCAGAAGTACTTCTTTTTACTTCGCGTGGCACGTCAACGTGACATGAAGGGTCACTGGTCAACGGCTTTTATCCACCCAGAGATTTAA
- the rsmI gene encoding 16S rRNA (cytidine(1402)-2'-O)-methyltransferase has protein sequence MNQQKSFATHTTGTLYLVPTPIGNLGDMTVRSIDTLKAVAVIAAEDTRHTQQLLNQFDIQTKQVSFHEHNKESRIPELVARLAAGEDVAQVSDAGMPSISDPGHELVKAAIAQNIPVVPLPGASAGITALIASGLAPQTFMFYGFLARKPKEQLAELQGLNSHTETMIFYEAPHRLAKTLQNLVKAFGPDRQVVLARELTKRYEEFLRGSAQELVDWASENEVRGEFVMMVAGNDNPTTDGDEDPLAEMTAVEAVQALVASGLKATAAVKQVAKARNLDRQALYLEYQGEN, from the coding sequence ATGAATCAACAGAAAAGTTTTGCAACACATACAACAGGAACGCTTTATCTTGTCCCAACACCAATTGGTAATTTGGGTGATATGACGGTTCGTTCAATTGATACATTGAAGGCTGTGGCTGTAATTGCAGCGGAAGACACCCGTCACACGCAACAATTGCTCAACCAGTTTGATATTCAAACGAAGCAAGTATCATTCCATGAACACAATAAAGAGAGTCGCATTCCCGAGTTGGTTGCACGCTTAGCTGCTGGTGAAGATGTGGCCCAAGTGTCAGATGCGGGGATGCCATCAATTTCTGACCCGGGTCATGAGTTGGTGAAGGCTGCCATTGCGCAAAACATTCCAGTTGTGCCACTACCAGGGGCGAGTGCTGGTATTACGGCATTGATTGCGTCTGGTTTGGCACCACAAACCTTTATGTTTTACGGTTTCTTGGCGCGTAAGCCAAAGGAGCAATTGGCAGAACTGCAAGGTTTGAATTCACACACGGAAACCATGATTTTCTACGAAGCACCACACCGTTTGGCTAAGACGTTGCAAAATTTGGTGAAGGCGTTTGGCCCTGATCGCCAAGTTGTGTTGGCTCGTGAGTTGACGAAGCGTTATGAAGAGTTCTTACGTGGGTCAGCCCAAGAATTGGTTGATTGGGCAAGTGAAAACGAAGTCCGTGGTGAGTTTGTTATGATGGTAGCGGGAAATGATAACCCAACTACTGATGGGGATGAAGACCCGCTTGCTGAAATGACTGCTGTGGAAGCAGTACAAGCCCTTGTTGCATCAGGGCTAAAAGCAACGGCTGCGGTTAAGCAAGTCGCCAAAGCGCGTAACTTGGACCGTCAAGCGTTGTATTTGGAATATCAAGGAGAGAATTAA
- the tadA gene encoding tRNA adenosine(34) deaminase TadA, translated as MTTLTPEQVDYFMGEAIKEAKKAGALGEVPIGAVVVQKGQIIGRGFNLRERLEDASQHAELQAITEANRLVKSWRLPDAQLFVTLEPCIMCAGIIQQSRISDVYYGAEDPKAGAVHSLYHILEDERLNHQVNVHQGVREQESGDLLRNFFREIRKQKKAEKKARRAAELAAQELSNEIAEK; from the coding sequence ATGACGACGCTAACGCCTGAACAAGTTGATTACTTCATGGGTGAAGCCATCAAGGAAGCCAAGAAAGCGGGCGCCTTGGGCGAAGTACCGATTGGAGCAGTCGTCGTGCAAAAAGGGCAAATCATCGGACGTGGCTTTAACCTACGTGAACGTTTGGAGGATGCCAGCCAGCACGCTGAGCTACAAGCGATTACTGAGGCGAATCGTTTGGTGAAGTCATGGCGTTTGCCAGATGCCCAATTGTTTGTGACATTGGAACCATGCATTATGTGCGCGGGCATTATTCAACAGTCACGTATTAGTGATGTGTATTATGGCGCTGAGGATCCAAAGGCCGGTGCGGTGCATTCCTTGTACCACATCTTAGAGGACGAGCGTTTGAACCACCAAGTTAACGTGCACCAAGGTGTTCGTGAGCAAGAGAGTGGCGACTTATTGCGTAACTTCTTCCGTGAGATTCGTAAGCAGAAGAAGGCTGAAAAGAAGGCACGCCGCGCAGCCGAATTGGCAGCACAAGAATTGTCGAATGAGATTGCAGAAAAGTAA
- a CDS encoding cyclic-di-AMP receptor, with the protein MKMVIAIVQDKDANKLGTEFVKANVRATRLATSGGFLRSGNTTFMIGIEDERVDEVLELIKETSHTRKQFMTPAVSLDVSMESTASTPMEVQVGGATVFVQDIEQFHRF; encoded by the coding sequence ATGAAGATGGTAATCGCAATCGTTCAAGATAAAGATGCAAACAAGTTGGGAACTGAATTTGTGAAGGCGAATGTGCGTGCCACTCGTTTGGCGACGTCAGGTGGGTTCCTTCGTTCAGGAAACACAACTTTTATGATTGGTATTGAAGATGAGCGTGTCGACGAAGTACTTGAGTTGATTAAGGAAACATCACACACTCGTAAGCAATTCATGACACCAGCGGTTAGCCTTGATGTCTCAATGGAATCAACGGCTTCAACACCAATGGAAGTTCAAGTTGGTGGTGCAACGGTCTTTGTTCAAGATATTGAGCAATTCCACCGCTTCTAA
- the tmk gene encoding dTMP kinase: MPGTFISFEGPDGAGKTSVLRAIVARLQPELGDRLLLTREPGGTDNKIAEAIRDLVLDPANTDMDQRTEALLYAASRRQHLVQTILPALEADKVVITDRYVDSSIAYQGGGRELGTDAVAAINDFAIEGFMPQATVYLDIRPEIGLERIQTTRQDEVNRLDVEALSFHQRVSDAYHELAKQYPDRFLMINAEQELDAVIADTWAALAPILGMKD, translated from the coding sequence ATGCCAGGGACATTTATTTCGTTTGAAGGCCCAGATGGAGCTGGAAAGACATCAGTATTGCGTGCGATTGTCGCACGGTTGCAACCAGAACTAGGGGATCGCTTATTGCTAACCCGTGAGCCGGGCGGAACCGACAATAAGATTGCGGAAGCGATTCGTGACCTCGTCCTTGATCCAGCCAATACAGACATGGATCAACGAACGGAAGCGTTGCTGTACGCAGCCTCACGTCGACAACACTTGGTGCAAACGATTTTGCCGGCCTTGGAAGCTGACAAGGTTGTGATTACTGATCGCTACGTTGATAGCTCAATTGCTTATCAAGGTGGGGGCCGTGAATTGGGAACTGATGCGGTGGCAGCAATTAACGATTTTGCTATCGAAGGGTTTATGCCTCAAGCGACGGTCTACCTTGATATTCGACCAGAGATTGGTTTGGAACGTATTCAAACGACGCGTCAAGACGAAGTGAACCGTCTTGATGTCGAAGCGTTGTCGTTCCACCAACGTGTGTCAGATGCTTACCATGAGTTGGCTAAGCAATACCCAGACCGCTTTTTGATGATTAACGCAGAACAAGAATTGGATGCCGTGATTGCTGATACATGGGCAGCGTTGGCACCAATTTTGGGGATGAAGGACTAG
- a CDS encoding TIGR00730 family Rossman fold protein, producing the protein MKKQTIGVFMGAQYGHLEEFHEAAAAMGKGIAARNWALVYGGSKSGLMGKVAVNAINAGAEVTGIRPTSFLPEEAGHDLKMEHIDVPDMDTRKRMMFDRADAFVFLPGGMGTLEELGQVMSWTKLGYYEKPIVLVNIDGYWDDMVAWFETAIEAEFVTREGLSRLALMPSVDETFKYLEGEFGE; encoded by the coding sequence ATGAAAAAGCAGACAATTGGTGTCTTTATGGGCGCCCAATATGGTCACCTAGAAGAATTCCACGAAGCAGCCGCTGCGATGGGCAAAGGAATCGCAGCTCGTAACTGGGCCTTGGTCTACGGTGGTTCAAAGAGTGGTTTGATGGGCAAAGTCGCAGTTAACGCCATCAACGCTGGTGCCGAGGTGACCGGCATCCGCCCAACGAGCTTCCTGCCAGAAGAAGCTGGGCATGATTTGAAAATGGAACACATCGACGTACCAGACATGGATACTCGTAAGCGCATGATGTTCGATCGCGCAGATGCCTTCGTCTTTTTGCCAGGTGGCATGGGAACCTTGGAAGAACTTGGCCAAGTGATGTCATGGACGAAGTTAGGTTACTACGAGAAACCAATCGTCTTGGTGAACATCGATGGTTATTGGGATGACATGGTGGCTTGGTTCGAAACAGCCATCGAAGCTGAGTTCGTCACCCGCGAAGGTCTTTCACGTTTAGCCTTGATGCCAAGCGTTGATGAAACGTTCAAGTACCTTGAAGGTGAATTTGGTGAATAA
- a CDS encoding class I SAM-dependent methyltransferase yields MAEHYYTANPSVAHDEHTWTFPLFDHTLTFTTDAGVFSKSTVDFGTRTMLDAFDQDIPAGKILDLGAGYGPVSIALATVMPEREFVAAEINERAAELVKRNAQKNGVGDRINVVLSDRYSGVDGKFAAILTNPPVRAGKDIVSDMIAGAKDYLVDGGTLTVVLQKKQGAPSAKALMAETFGNAATIAKNKGYYILESVYHDDANA; encoded by the coding sequence ATGGCTGAACATTATTACACGGCGAATCCAAGCGTTGCCCACGACGAGCATACTTGGACGTTCCCGCTTTTTGACCACACCTTGACGTTCACAACGGACGCCGGTGTCTTCTCTAAGTCTACCGTAGATTTCGGAACGCGCACGATGTTGGATGCGTTTGATCAAGATATTCCCGCTGGTAAGATTTTGGATTTGGGTGCCGGATACGGACCAGTTTCAATTGCATTGGCAACGGTGATGCCTGAGCGCGAGTTCGTGGCTGCTGAAATCAACGAGCGTGCAGCTGAATTGGTCAAGCGTAACGCGCAAAAGAATGGGGTTGGCGACCGCATTAACGTGGTATTGTCAGACCGTTACTCTGGCGTTGACGGTAAGTTTGCGGCCATTTTGACGAATCCACCGGTACGTGCTGGTAAGGACATCGTGTCAGATATGATTGCCGGGGCGAAGGATTATTTGGTTGATGGCGGTACGCTGACGGTTGTTTTGCAAAAGAAGCAAGGTGCGCCATCTGCTAAGGCATTGATGGCTGAAACATTCGGTAACGCTGCAACGATTGCTAAGAACAAGGGTTACTATATTTTGGAGAGTGTCTACCATGACGACGCTAACGCCTGA
- the recR gene encoding recombination mediator RecR: MQYPEPIAKLIDSYTKLPGIGIKTATRLAFHTIDMQEEYVTGFAQSLISAKRDLRFCSICGNLTETDPCAICSDPTRDQSQVLVVEEVKDLMAIENTGEYRGLYHVLHGVLSPLSGKGPDDINIESLVTRLQKDDAIQEVIVATNANAEGEATAMYLSRLLKPAGLTISRLATGLSVGSDIDYADEITLIKAVEGRTKL; this comes from the coding sequence GTGCAATATCCAGAACCGATTGCTAAACTTATTGATAGTTATACGAAGTTGCCCGGTATCGGAATTAAGACAGCGACACGCCTAGCTTTCCACACAATTGACATGCAAGAAGAATATGTGACGGGGTTTGCCCAATCATTGATTTCTGCTAAGCGTGATTTGCGCTTTTGTTCAATTTGTGGAAATCTGACGGAGACGGATCCTTGTGCAATTTGCTCTGACCCAACACGTGATCAAAGCCAAGTTTTGGTTGTTGAAGAAGTGAAGGATTTGATGGCAATCGAAAACACTGGCGAGTACCGTGGGTTGTACCACGTGCTTCACGGTGTGTTGTCACCACTATCTGGAAAGGGGCCCGATGATATCAACATTGAGTCATTGGTAACGCGTTTGCAAAAGGATGACGCCATCCAAGAAGTTATTGTTGCAACGAACGCTAACGCAGAGGGTGAAGCGACAGCTATGTACCTATCACGTCTATTGAAGCCAGCCGGTCTAACGATTTCACGTTTGGCCACTGGATTGTCAGTTGGTAGTGATATTGACTATGCTGATGAAATCACGTTGATTAAAGCGGTTGAAGGAAGGACGAAGCTCTGA
- a CDS encoding alpha/beta hydrolase encodes MAKQKKRWSTPRKIITWVVSVVVVLAVILGAAGGYFFHVAEVRAKKDFIGSGVLTKKDPLYSRQQEFLALDSQTWHLTAKDGTKLVGNYVPAEKKTNKTVVVIHGFGVEHKAMAPYGQMFHDMGYNVLMPDDRASGKSGGKYIGFGYLDAKDYKQWISKVITKNGQDSQIVVMGASMGGATTMMLSGMNPPAQVKAYIEDAGYTSVYDELEYQAGDMYGLPTWLAKIIVPVVSLYSKVLAGYDYAEADSIKLLQKNTRPMMFIHGGDDTFVPTKFLNQVYDASNGPKEKYLVPGASHVQSYATNPAKYEQKVADFLAKYFK; translated from the coding sequence ATGGCTAAGCAAAAGAAGCGCTGGTCAACGCCGCGTAAGATTATCACTTGGGTGGTTTCAGTCGTGGTTGTCTTGGCAGTTATTCTTGGGGCTGCTGGTGGATATTTCTTCCACGTCGCCGAGGTGCGTGCGAAGAAGGACTTTATCGGTAGTGGTGTGTTGACGAAGAAGGATCCCTTGTATTCACGTCAACAAGAGTTCCTAGCGTTGGATTCACAAACGTGGCATTTGACGGCGAAGGACGGCACGAAGTTGGTGGGTAATTATGTACCAGCTGAAAAGAAGACCAACAAGACGGTTGTTGTGATTCACGGATTCGGTGTGGAGCACAAGGCAATGGCACCTTATGGTCAAATGTTCCATGACATGGGTTACAACGTGTTGATGCCCGATGATCGTGCATCAGGTAAGTCAGGCGGTAAGTACATCGGATTCGGTTACTTGGACGCTAAGGACTACAAGCAATGGATTAGCAAGGTCATCACGAAGAATGGTCAAGACAGCCAAATCGTTGTGATGGGTGCTTCAATGGGTGGTGCTACAACGATGATGTTGTCAGGAATGAATCCACCAGCACAAGTTAAGGCGTACATTGAAGACGCTGGTTACACGTCAGTTTATGATGAGTTGGAATACCAAGCTGGTGATATGTATGGCTTGCCAACTTGGCTAGCAAAGATTATCGTGCCAGTTGTGTCATTGTACTCAAAGGTTTTGGCCGGTTACGACTACGCTGAAGCTGATTCAATTAAGTTGTTGCAAAAGAACACACGCCCAATGATGTTTATTCACGGTGGGGATGACACATTTGTGCCAACGAAGTTCTTGAACCAAGTGTATGACGCCTCAAACGGACCAAAGGAAAAGTACTTGGTCCCAGGTGCCTCACACGTGCAATCATATGCAACTAACCCAGCTAAGTATGAGCAAAAGGTTGCTGATTTCTTGGCAAAGTATTTTAAGTAA
- a CDS encoding M3 family oligoendopeptidase — protein sequence MSYSLNWDLDPIYPGGIESPEFAAKLTLLDQQIKQFASDVTAYDRFTDTDFSKLVALVNDAQVIRSGLGTVALFVNALYSADYTNPVYRPYQTKVSHLEVAYQAPLDAFAKLLTSFDDETFAKVSTLPGIAEVAFHLNELRDDAARLLDDRAEELLNKLRLDGLQAWSEHYDTISSGLSMTYTDENGDEQALSAGQALNQLDGYPDNKVRANIMANYEKMWGSAENLAADTINHLAGARLTEQAAHGYENHLDQPLELNRMSRETLDAMWQMVDDNKHMFKAYFDRKKELLGLTELGWQDQVAPITDLGDYKPSTLSYDEAAAFIIKNFGKYSPKMAAFAQHAFENQWIEAEDRPGKTPGAWMESVPDIHESRIITTFTGSVNDAATIAHEIGHGFHSSVLTDLPVWRDGYSMNVAETASTFAEMLIADANVQAAQSDAEKVVLLDAKMTNPIAMFLNIHARFIFEDNFYTERKQGFVPAARLNELMDEAQKVAFDGLLDHRHPHFWSSKLHFFIDDVPFYNFPYTFGYLFSQGIYAWAHTQDNFEEAYIALLRDTANMSTEELAQKHLGVDLTKPDFWQAGADLVKKDIDEFLALSEQFVK from the coding sequence ATGAGCTATTCATTGAACTGGGATTTGGATCCCATCTACCCTGGTGGTATCGAATCACCTGAGTTCGCTGCCAAGCTAACTTTACTTGATCAACAAATTAAGCAATTCGCATCTGACGTGACGGCTTACGACCGTTTCACTGACACGGACTTCAGCAAGCTCGTTGCTTTGGTTAACGACGCGCAAGTGATTCGTTCAGGTTTGGGCACAGTGGCGCTTTTCGTCAACGCCCTTTACTCAGCCGACTATACGAACCCTGTTTACCGTCCCTACCAAACAAAGGTGTCACACTTGGAAGTCGCTTACCAAGCACCATTGGATGCCTTTGCGAAGTTGTTGACGTCATTTGATGATGAGACGTTCGCTAAGGTCAGCACGTTGCCTGGCATCGCTGAGGTTGCCTTCCACTTGAACGAGTTGCGTGATGACGCCGCCCGTTTGTTGGATGACCGTGCTGAAGAATTGCTCAACAAGTTGCGTTTGGACGGCTTGCAAGCTTGGTCAGAACACTACGACACGATTTCATCTGGTCTTTCAATGACGTACACGGATGAAAACGGCGACGAACAAGCTTTGTCTGCTGGACAAGCGTTGAACCAATTGGACGGTTACCCTGACAACAAGGTTCGTGCTAACATCATGGCCAACTACGAAAAGATGTGGGGTAGCGCCGAGAACCTGGCCGCCGACACGATTAACCACTTGGCTGGTGCCCGTTTGACAGAACAAGCGGCCCACGGTTATGAAAACCACTTGGATCAACCACTTGAGTTGAACCGTATGTCACGTGAGACATTGGACGCAATGTGGCAAATGGTCGATGACAACAAGCACATGTTCAAGGCCTACTTCGACCGCAAGAAGGAATTGCTTGGTTTAACGGAGCTTGGTTGGCAAGACCAAGTAGCCCCCATCACGGATTTGGGTGACTACAAGCCAAGCACGTTGTCATATGATGAAGCGGCTGCTTTCATTATTAAGAACTTCGGCAAGTACTCACCTAAGATGGCTGCATTCGCCCAACACGCATTTGAGAATCAATGGATTGAAGCGGAAGACCGTCCTGGTAAGACACCAGGTGCTTGGATGGAAAGTGTGCCTGACATTCACGAGTCACGTATCATCACGACGTTTACAGGTTCAGTGAACGACGCGGCGACGATTGCCCATGAAATTGGTCACGGGTTCCATTCTTCAGTCTTGACGGACTTGCCAGTTTGGCGTGACGGTTATTCCATGAACGTTGCTGAGACCGCTTCAACGTTTGCTGAAATGTTGATTGCGGATGCCAACGTGCAAGCTGCCCAATCAGATGCGGAAAAGGTTGTATTGTTGGATGCGAAGATGACGAACCCAATTGCCATGTTCTTGAACATCCACGCCCGTTTCATCTTTGAAGACAACTTCTACACGGAGCGTAAGCAAGGTTTCGTCCCTGCAGCGCGTTTGAACGAATTGATGGATGAGGCACAAAAGGTAGCCTTCGATGGTCTTTTGGATCACCGTCACCCACACTTCTGGTCATCAAAGTTGCACTTCTTCATTGATGACGTGCCATTCTACAACTTCCCATACACGTTCGGTTACTTGTTCAGCCAAGGTATCTACGCCTGGGCCCACACGCAAGATAACTTCGAAGAGGCTTACATCGCATTGCTTCGCGATACGGCCAACATGTCAACGGAAGAATTGGCCCAAAAGCACCTCGGTGTTGATTTGACCAAGCCAGATTTCTGGCAAGCCGGTGCTGATTTGGTTAAGAAGGACATCGACGAATTCTTGGCTTTGTCAGAGCAATTTGTAAAGTAA
- a CDS encoding YbaB/EbfC family nucleoid-associated protein, producing MFGGQNMQSMMKQVKKMQEQMQNEQEAIAATDYTGHAPSDVVLATFNGNRELKDLQIKPEIVDADDVDGMADMILVAVNDALQQIEADQQKRLGQYAPKGMF from the coding sequence ATGTTTGGTGGACAAAACATGCAATCAATGATGAAGCAAGTGAAGAAGATGCAAGAGCAAATGCAAAATGAGCAAGAAGCCATTGCAGCAACTGACTACACTGGTCACGCCCCTTCAGACGTTGTTTTGGCAACGTTTAACGGAAACCGTGAGTTGAAGGACTTGCAAATCAAGCCTGAAATCGTTGACGCTGATGACGTCGACGGTATGGCAGATATGATTTTGGTTGCAGTTAATGATGCATTGCAACAAATCGAAGCTGACCAACAAAAGCGTTTGGGACAATACGCACCAAAGGGTATGTTCTAA